In a single window of the Limnohabitans sp. 2KL-27 genome:
- a CDS encoding TolC family outer membrane protein, with protein sequence MTLRLLPLTLSLAAALAGTAQAQSLAQLYEAAKGYDAAYKAAQSQYQANLAKAEQAKALLRPTAGLGATLSESDFNNLTSTNADARYGTRTATLSASQPLFRPANMAGYQQGAKQVGLAQAQLKAAAQELIVRVSQAYFDVLIAQDSLAFVKAQKTAVSEQLAAAKRNFEVGTSTITDTREAQARFDLVTAQEIAAENDLRVKKLALDQSVGTPNTQPVPLKSGANLNAALTGNADTWAQQAAEQSPNVEQARIGLEVAQLETEKAKAGHMPTLDLTASYGATRFRNGNPSSRIDNNTGTIGLSFNLPLYAGHATQNRIQETVALKEKARNDLEGAQRSVAQATRTAYFGVQSGLGQVKALEAAEASSQSALDANKLGYQVGVRINIDVLNSQSQLFQTKRDLAKARYDVLLGQLKLRLAAGVLKAEDVQTLNSLFGQ encoded by the coding sequence ATGACACTGCGCCTTTTGCCTTTGACCCTTTCTCTGGCCGCTGCACTGGCTGGCACGGCCCAAGCCCAAAGCCTGGCTCAGCTTTATGAAGCAGCCAAGGGTTATGACGCGGCATACAAAGCTGCGCAATCCCAGTACCAAGCCAACTTGGCCAAAGCAGAACAAGCCAAGGCTTTGTTGCGGCCGACAGCCGGGCTTGGTGCAACGCTCAGTGAATCAGACTTCAACAACCTCACCAGCACCAATGCGGATGCCCGTTATGGCACACGCACGGCCACCCTCAGTGCGAGTCAACCCTTGTTTCGCCCTGCCAACATGGCCGGCTACCAACAAGGCGCGAAGCAAGTCGGATTGGCGCAGGCGCAATTGAAGGCAGCGGCGCAAGAGCTGATCGTGCGTGTCAGTCAAGCCTACTTTGACGTGCTTATAGCCCAAGACAGCTTGGCCTTTGTGAAAGCACAAAAAACGGCGGTTTCGGAACAGTTGGCCGCTGCCAAACGGAACTTTGAAGTGGGCACATCCACCATCACCGACACCCGTGAAGCGCAAGCCCGATTCGATTTGGTGACCGCCCAGGAAATCGCAGCAGAGAACGACTTGCGTGTCAAAAAGTTGGCCCTCGACCAATCCGTCGGAACGCCCAACACCCAACCTGTGCCGCTCAAATCGGGCGCAAACCTGAACGCAGCACTCACAGGCAACGCCGACACATGGGCGCAACAAGCGGCCGAGCAAAGTCCCAACGTCGAGCAAGCACGCATAGGCTTGGAAGTGGCCCAACTCGAAACCGAAAAAGCAAAAGCCGGGCACATGCCCACACTGGATTTGACCGCCTCTTATGGGGCAACTAGGTTTCGAAATGGCAATCCATCATCACGCATTGACAACAACACAGGCACCATCGGTCTGAGCTTCAACCTGCCCCTGTACGCAGGCCATGCCACCCAAAACCGCATTCAGGAAACTGTGGCACTGAAAGAAAAAGCCCGCAATGACCTGGAAGGCGCACAGCGCTCAGTGGCTCAAGCCACACGCACGGCTTACTTTGGCGTGCAATCAGGCCTCGGCCAAGTCAAGGCCCTCGAAGCAGCCGAAGCCTCCAGCCAAAGCGCCTTGGATGCCAACAAGCTGGGCTACCAGGTGGGCGTGCGCATCAACATCGATGTGCTCAACAGCCAAAGCCAACTTTTCCAAACCAAGCGTGATCTGGCCAAAGCACGTTATGACGTGTTGCTGGGGCAACTGAAACTGCGTCTGGCCGCTGGGGTGTTGAAGGCGGAAGATGTTCAAACACTGAACAGTCTGTTCGGACAGTAA
- a CDS encoding glycosyltransferase encodes MKILLVHQTKIPVFSYGGTERVVWDLAKGLIELGHEVTFLVPEGSSCDFARVICIDATKTVMEQIPSDGFDIVHFQSNTEMEPDFPYLVTEHGNSKRAYPFPLNTVFISKNHADRYGSKEFVYNGLDWSSYGPVDWSVPRLRHHFLGKGSWPVKNLKGAIQVARRAEMELAVLGGTRLNMSRTFRFTPWRSIYFHGMVGGELKFRLLNESKGMIFPVRWNEPFGLAVIESLYFGNPVFATPYGALPEIVLSQHGYLSDSITELALAVREMKFDPLECHQRAVSMFNHVAMAKGYLEKYHRVLDGERMNASQPVLKENGHQLLPWHA; translated from the coding sequence ATGAAGATTTTGCTCGTACATCAAACCAAAATTCCGGTATTTTCTTATGGGGGTACCGAGCGTGTTGTTTGGGATTTGGCCAAAGGCCTGATTGAGCTCGGGCACGAGGTTACTTTTTTGGTACCAGAGGGTTCAAGTTGTGATTTCGCAAGGGTGATCTGTATTGACGCCACGAAAACTGTCATGGAGCAGATACCCTCTGACGGCTTTGATATTGTTCACTTCCAGTCGAACACGGAAATGGAACCAGATTTCCCTTATCTGGTAACTGAACACGGTAACAGCAAGCGGGCATATCCTTTTCCGTTGAATACAGTCTTCATTTCCAAAAATCATGCGGATCGATATGGCTCCAAGGAGTTTGTGTACAACGGTTTGGACTGGTCCTCCTATGGGCCTGTCGACTGGTCCGTGCCCCGCCTTCGCCATCATTTCTTAGGCAAGGGTTCCTGGCCTGTTAAAAATCTTAAAGGGGCGATTCAAGTGGCTCGCAGGGCAGAGATGGAGTTGGCCGTGCTTGGCGGGACGCGATTGAATATGTCACGGACATTTCGATTCACGCCTTGGAGGTCCATCTATTTTCACGGCATGGTGGGCGGTGAATTGAAGTTTCGATTGCTTAATGAATCAAAAGGCATGATTTTTCCAGTGCGCTGGAATGAGCCCTTTGGCTTAGCCGTGATCGAGAGCCTATATTTTGGTAATCCGGTGTTTGCAACGCCTTACGGAGCGCTGCCAGAGATTGTTTTGTCTCAGCACGGGTATTTATCTGATTCCATTACCGAGCTGGCTTTGGCTGTTCGTGAGATGAAGTTCGATCCTCTCGAATGTCATCAACGGGCGGTTTCTATGTTTAACCATGTGGCAATGGCCAAAGGTTATTTGGAAAAATACCACCGCGTCTTGGATGGTGAGCGTATGAACGCATCACAGCCGGTGCTCAAGGAAAATGGCCATCAACTGTTACCTTGGCATGCCTGA
- a CDS encoding TIGR02450 family Trp-rich protein translates to MQLQRAKNAANFYSEVVKPVINKVHPVIDTAEAVAREMQSKPEGPSRMNPLNPKKLLLTKWTAVKPVVKQKHFLASRVIQPEQLTTPIKSVEIEAVFSKATQVIAWRGLQDYGVWGQGWV, encoded by the coding sequence ATGCAGCTACAACGAGCGAAAAATGCCGCCAATTTCTATTCTGAAGTGGTAAAGCCAGTCATCAATAAAGTGCACCCCGTGATCGATACGGCCGAGGCGGTGGCGCGGGAAATGCAAAGCAAGCCGGAAGGGCCATCACGCATGAACCCCTTAAACCCTAAAAAACTGCTGCTGACCAAGTGGACAGCGGTCAAACCTGTGGTCAAGCAAAAACACTTTTTGGCCAGCCGGGTGATTCAACCCGAACAACTAACCACCCCGATCAAAAGCGTGGAAATTGAAGCGGTTTTCTCAAAGGCCACGCAGGTCATCGCATGGCGGGGGCTGCAGGACTACGGCGTTTGGGGGCAGGGTTGGGTTTGA
- a CDS encoding glycosyltransferase family 2 protein, translated as MERIMKTVDRPTLCIGILTMNEERRIAQCIQSAKFADQIVVVDSGSIDRTIEIAKELGAEVQCHDDWQGFAAQRTRLLQYVKTDYIFFLDADEVIGEALAQEIRAAVASQRDAIWEVLWNQVAYGRPLALMKSTAGVQRLFKTASVEKFEGVVHEGAIMRNGSRPVFKFHARLLHYSRETVHGSLLKLAQYVQHGAAKRAQIGKTGGVLRGFASAFAIFLKLYVFRRGFLCGAEGFLFCFFIALECFFRYAALKYDFKESSSILSKR; from the coding sequence ATGGAGCGCATTATGAAGACTGTAGATCGACCCACGCTTTGCATTGGAATTCTGACGATGAACGAGGAACGCCGGATTGCCCAATGCATTCAAAGCGCCAAGTTCGCAGATCAGATTGTGGTCGTGGACAGTGGCAGCATCGATCGAACGATTGAAATCGCCAAGGAGTTGGGTGCAGAAGTTCAGTGCCACGATGACTGGCAAGGTTTTGCCGCGCAACGCACACGTCTGCTGCAATATGTCAAAACGGACTATATTTTCTTTCTGGATGCTGATGAAGTGATTGGTGAAGCCTTGGCCCAGGAAATTCGTGCCGCTGTAGCCAGCCAACGAGATGCCATTTGGGAGGTGTTGTGGAACCAGGTCGCATATGGCCGGCCGCTCGCGCTGATGAAATCCACGGCGGGTGTTCAGCGTTTGTTCAAGACGGCCTCTGTTGAAAAATTTGAAGGTGTTGTGCACGAAGGAGCCATCATGCGCAACGGGTCACGCCCTGTGTTCAAGTTCCATGCACGCTTGTTGCACTATTCGCGGGAAACAGTGCATGGCAGTTTGCTCAAATTAGCGCAGTATGTGCAGCACGGTGCTGCCAAGAGAGCACAGATTGGCAAAACAGGCGGTGTATTGCGAGGGTTTGCGTCTGCGTTCGCTATTTTTTTGAAACTTTATGTCTTCCGTCGTGGATTTCTTTGCGGGGCAGAAGGTTTTCTGTTTTGCTTTTTTATAGCATTAGAGTGTTTTTTCAGGTATGCAGCATTAAAGTATGACTTTAAAGAATCTTCCTCCATACTTTCTAAGCGATGA
- a CDS encoding glycosyltransferase family 2 protein, whose product MSHSAFSQVTIVVVTFNSAHCLPLLSPLLAICPNVVISDNGSEDGTAAKAQMLWPHVTVLSHGRNLGFGAANNRALAQVKTAFALLLNPDCEMTSQALLDLLAFAEFFNDAALFAPQLMASEDRAEINYRWPSVYWSSRGPAAEGTVCVGFVCGAVMLLRMERMAMTGFFDERFFLYYEDDDLCLRLFQAKQAMMLCPQVQVLHRSRGSVRGRSPLRNEYLRGFHHAQSKLIFLNKHASLQAAQKLRRRLIWTTALALPLRVILFSPKLLARMWGRWWGLWKWSAL is encoded by the coding sequence ATGAGCCATTCAGCTTTTTCGCAGGTCACCATCGTGGTGGTCACCTTCAATAGTGCACATTGTTTGCCGTTGCTCTCGCCATTGTTAGCGATTTGTCCAAATGTGGTGATTTCAGATAATGGCAGTGAGGATGGCACTGCCGCGAAGGCTCAAATGTTGTGGCCGCACGTCACGGTTTTGTCGCATGGGCGGAACCTCGGTTTTGGCGCAGCCAATAACCGAGCTCTGGCTCAGGTGAAAACTGCATTTGCCTTACTGCTCAACCCCGACTGTGAAATGACATCTCAGGCTTTGCTGGACCTGCTGGCATTTGCAGAATTTTTCAATGATGCCGCTCTTTTCGCGCCTCAACTCATGGCCTCGGAGGACAGAGCAGAGATCAATTACCGGTGGCCCTCTGTTTACTGGAGCAGTCGTGGTCCTGCAGCGGAAGGCACCGTGTGCGTTGGTTTTGTTTGTGGTGCAGTCATGCTGCTGCGCATGGAGCGCATGGCCATGACTGGCTTTTTCGATGAGCGCTTCTTTCTGTATTACGAAGACGATGACTTGTGCCTGCGGCTTTTTCAGGCCAAGCAAGCCATGATGCTGTGCCCACAGGTGCAGGTCCTGCATCGGTCCCGAGGATCGGTACGCGGTCGATCACCCTTGAGAAACGAATACCTGCGAGGTTTTCACCATGCACAATCGAAGCTGATATTTTTGAATAAACATGCGTCTTTGCAAGCCGCACAAAAGCTGCGAAGACGACTGATTTGGACGACCGCGCTGGCTTTGCCGTTACGCGTCATCCTGTTTTCGCCCAAGCTGCTGGCCCGCATGTGGGGACGCTGGTGGGGGTTGTGGAAATGGAGCGCATTATGA
- a CDS encoding 3-deoxy-D-manno-octulosonic acid transferase, protein MSGLSVFERLVLAAYGIFLHILQPLLRQKLRRRARHEPEYGFNVAQRFGQYAGSLPQGGFVWLHAVSLGETRAAALLLPALREAFPGMRLLLTHGTATGLVQGRALLQAGDVQAWMPWDTARSTRQFLAHFKPSMGLLMETEVWPQLVQSCRRAGVPLCLLNARMSEKSLYQTLRWKALSGPAYRGLRLVLAQSVPDAQRFLRLGCQDVRVVGNIKFDVAVSDQARQQALLWQSVLAARPVVMLASTRQGEEFLWLQALQSQPARLEKFKALGVLWLLVPRHPQRFDEVHDLLELAQLHSERRSAWGDHEPDPARMAIADAILGDSLGEMQAYYLISRMALLGGSFAPLGGQNLIEAAACACPLVMGPNTFNFSEAAAMAVEQGAAVQVQDMQAALDHVVLALTQPKCLEHAKTAAVQLLKKGQGAVPNHIKALCSMAATKRNGEVA, encoded by the coding sequence TTGTCTGGTTTGTCTGTGTTCGAGAGACTGGTGTTGGCCGCCTACGGTATTTTTTTGCATATTTTGCAGCCTTTATTGCGCCAAAAGCTGCGCCGTCGTGCACGGCATGAACCTGAATACGGGTTCAATGTGGCGCAACGCTTTGGACAATACGCGGGCAGCCTTCCTCAAGGTGGTTTTGTCTGGCTTCATGCTGTATCGCTGGGAGAGACCCGTGCTGCAGCTCTGCTTTTACCTGCTTTGCGCGAGGCATTTCCGGGCATGCGCCTTCTGTTGACACACGGAACTGCCACAGGCTTGGTTCAGGGTCGGGCGCTGCTGCAAGCGGGAGATGTTCAAGCTTGGATGCCTTGGGATACAGCGCGGTCAACGCGTCAATTCTTGGCGCACTTCAAGCCAAGCATGGGCTTGCTCATGGAAACCGAAGTCTGGCCTCAGCTTGTGCAGTCCTGCCGCCGTGCGGGTGTGCCCTTGTGTTTGCTCAATGCACGCATGAGTGAAAAATCCCTTTACCAGACTCTGCGATGGAAAGCGCTTTCTGGTCCTGCTTACCGTGGCTTGCGGCTGGTACTGGCCCAATCTGTGCCTGATGCGCAGCGTTTTTTGCGTTTGGGGTGCCAGGATGTGCGGGTTGTTGGGAATATTAAGTTTGATGTGGCTGTCTCAGATCAGGCACGTCAGCAGGCTTTACTTTGGCAGAGTGTTTTAGCTGCACGACCTGTCGTCATGCTGGCCAGTACACGCCAGGGTGAAGAATTTTTGTGGTTGCAGGCTTTGCAGTCCCAACCTGCTCGGCTGGAAAAATTCAAGGCGTTGGGTGTTTTGTGGCTTTTGGTGCCTCGCCATCCTCAGCGCTTTGACGAGGTTCATGATCTGCTTGAGCTAGCTCAGTTGCACAGTGAGCGCAGAAGCGCATGGGGTGATCATGAACCCGATCCCGCTCGCATGGCCATTGCAGATGCGATTTTGGGTGACAGTCTAGGTGAAATGCAGGCATATTACTTGATCAGCCGCATGGCTTTACTGGGAGGCAGTTTTGCCCCATTGGGTGGACAAAATCTGATTGAAGCTGCAGCGTGCGCTTGCCCATTGGTCATGGGGCCGAACACGTTTAATTTTTCAGAGGCGGCCGCTATGGCGGTTGAGCAAGGTGCTGCTGTCCAGGTTCAGGACATGCAGGCCGCCTTGGATCATGTGGTTTTGGCATTGACCCAGCCAAAGTGCCTTGAGCACGCGAAAACAGCTGCTGTCCAGCTCTTAAAGAAGGGGCAGGGTGCCGTGCCCAACCATATCAAGGCCTTGTGTTCAATGGCTGCGACCAAGAGGAACGGGGAAGTGGCATGA
- a CDS encoding glycosyltransferase family 4 protein, with amino-acid sequence MDKADSVLSNDPEVIVFNLKKRYTGVSATINALVPLQAKQWRLGFCGTRMSNGIEGMTLAQAIELSRKPPAGRAFRIWHVRRDPEMMAAIFARDVLRLPIKLVFTSAAQHLHGWFPRWLISKMDAVISTTPLAASFVPNTTAVVPHGIDLSRFSPPPDKLNAWADSGLPGQYGIGVFGRVRPDKGSDVFVHAMIQALPQLPGATAVIAGLAQPQHQAYQQDLQRQIDAAGLHDRIIFLGEVPAGEVHLWYQRCLLCVACPRYEPFGLTPFEAAATACALVCSRTGAFDQLVIPGKTGEMVGVEDVPGLIQAVLSVLKNLNHAVQMGEAARIRVSEHFSLDREAEAIARIYSGLFEKASAG; translated from the coding sequence ATGGACAAAGCAGATTCTGTGTTGAGTAATGACCCGGAGGTCATCGTTTTTAACCTGAAGAAACGGTACACAGGCGTCTCGGCCACCATCAATGCGCTCGTGCCCTTGCAGGCTAAGCAGTGGCGTTTGGGGTTTTGTGGCACGCGCATGTCCAACGGCATCGAAGGGATGACGTTGGCTCAGGCCATTGAACTGTCACGGAAGCCGCCGGCAGGAAGAGCTTTTCGAATTTGGCACGTGCGGCGTGATCCGGAAATGATGGCCGCTATTTTTGCTCGGGATGTCCTGCGTTTGCCCATCAAGCTGGTGTTCACCTCGGCCGCCCAACATTTGCATGGCTGGTTTCCAAGGTGGTTGATTTCCAAAATGGACGCAGTCATCTCCACCACCCCTTTGGCTGCGAGTTTTGTGCCCAACACCACCGCAGTGGTGCCGCATGGCATTGATTTGTCGCGCTTTAGCCCTCCGCCGGACAAACTGAATGCTTGGGCCGATTCAGGCTTGCCAGGTCAATACGGCATCGGTGTGTTCGGCCGCGTGCGACCCGACAAAGGCAGCGATGTTTTTGTGCACGCCATGATCCAAGCTTTGCCCCAACTGCCGGGTGCCACGGCGGTCATTGCTGGATTGGCGCAGCCCCAGCATCAGGCATACCAGCAAGATCTGCAGCGTCAGATCGATGCAGCGGGCTTGCACGATCGGATTATTTTTTTGGGGGAGGTGCCTGCCGGCGAGGTGCACCTGTGGTACCAACGCTGTCTTTTGTGTGTCGCATGTCCACGTTATGAGCCGTTTGGTCTGACGCCATTTGAGGCTGCAGCAACCGCTTGTGCGCTGGTTTGCTCACGCACAGGGGCCTTTGACCAATTGGTCATACCCGGGAAAACCGGTGAGATGGTAGGCGTCGAAGATGTGCCAGGATTGATCCAAGCGGTCTTGTCTGTGCTGAAAAATTTGAACCATGCGGTGCAAATGGGTGAGGCTGCACGTATCCGTGTGAGCGAGCACTTTTCGCTGGACCGGGAAGCCGAGGCGATTGCCCGTATTTACAGTGGGCTCTTTGAAAAGGCAAGTGCCGGATGA
- a CDS encoding phosphomannomutase/phosphoglucomutase, translating into MQITPSIFKAYDIRGVVPSTLNEQVAEGLGKAFGTHALANGESTVAVGRDGRLSGPGLSAALIRGLVAAGIRVIDIGLATTPLLYFAASTVCQSGIQVTGSHNPKDYNGFKMVLGGRAIYGDEIQGLRQMMEAETWQLQGGGSVMLLDVLADYTQRIVGDIRLARPMKIVIDSGNGIAGASAPGIFRALGCEVIELFSEVDGHFPNHHPDPSKPENLQDLIAALKTSGAELGLAFDGDGDRLGIVTQDGQNIYPDRQMQLFAQDVLSRVPGGTILFDVKCSQRLAPAIQAAGGQPLMYKTGHSLIKAQMRAIEAAGGQAPLGGEMSGHIFFKERWYGFDDGTYAGCRLLEIVSQSPDANAVLNALPTSFSTPELNVTCDEGEPHSVTRALQAKAASAFSAPAQVCDIDGLRVDWPDGFGLIRASNTTPVLVLRFEGQTEAALQRIEGEMLALLRSVKPDAQIQAAAH; encoded by the coding sequence ATGCAAATCACCCCCTCCATCTTCAAAGCCTACGACATCCGCGGCGTGGTGCCCTCGACCCTGAACGAGCAAGTGGCCGAGGGCCTGGGCAAGGCCTTTGGCACGCACGCCTTGGCCAACGGCGAAAGCACGGTGGCCGTGGGACGCGACGGCCGCCTGAGCGGCCCGGGCTTGTCGGCGGCGCTCATTCGCGGTTTGGTGGCGGCGGGCATCCGCGTGATCGACATTGGCCTGGCCACCACGCCCTTGCTTTACTTCGCGGCCAGCACCGTTTGCCAAAGCGGCATCCAGGTCACGGGCAGCCACAACCCCAAGGACTACAACGGCTTCAAGATGGTGCTCGGCGGTCGCGCCATTTATGGCGACGAAATCCAGGGTCTGCGCCAGATGATGGAAGCCGAGACTTGGCAGCTGCAGGGCGGCGGCAGCGTGATGCTGCTGGATGTGCTGGCCGATTACACGCAACGCATCGTGGGCGATATCCGACTGGCGCGTCCCATGAAGATCGTGATCGATTCGGGTAATGGCATTGCGGGGGCTTCAGCCCCCGGCATCTTTCGCGCCCTGGGCTGCGAGGTGATCGAGCTGTTCAGTGAGGTGGACGGGCACTTTCCCAACCACCATCCCGACCCGAGCAAGCCGGAAAACCTGCAAGACCTGATCGCGGCCCTGAAAACCAGCGGGGCCGAATTGGGCCTGGCTTTTGACGGCGACGGAGACCGCCTGGGCATCGTCACCCAAGACGGTCAGAACATCTACCCCGACCGCCAGATGCAGTTGTTTGCGCAGGACGTGCTCAGTCGTGTACCCGGCGGCACCATCTTGTTCGACGTGAAGTGCTCACAGCGGCTGGCTCCAGCTATCCAAGCGGCAGGGGGGCAACCGCTGATGTACAAGACGGGCCATTCGCTCATCAAGGCCCAAATGCGGGCCATTGAAGCCGCGGGTGGCCAGGCCCCCTTGGGGGGCGAGATGAGTGGACACATCTTCTTCAAGGAGCGTTGGTATGGTTTTGATGACGGCACTTATGCAGGCTGCCGCTTGCTCGAAATTGTCAGCCAATCCCCTGATGCCAACGCAGTGCTCAACGCCTTGCCCACCAGCTTCAGCACGCCCGAACTCAACGTGACCTGCGACGAAGGCGAACCCCACAGCGTGACCCGTGCCTTGCAAGCCAAAGCCGCCAGCGCCTTCAGTGCGCCAGCTCAGGTGTGCGACATTGACGGTCTGCGCGTGGATTGGCCCGACGGTTTTGGTTTGATCCGGGCCTCCAACACCACACCGGTGTTGGTGCTGCGCTTCGAGGGCCAGACCGAAGCGGCGCTGCAGCGCATCGAAGGCGAGATGCTGGCACTGCTGCGTTCGGTCAAGCCCGATGCACAGATTCAGGCGGCGGCGCATTGA
- a CDS encoding methylated-DNA--[protein]-cysteine S-methyltransferase: protein MPPLSALRIDSPLGPITLAASAQGLCGLWFDDQKHGPSEAQRHQWASHAPHPLLQSAAAQVQAYLGGQILKWEGPLDLSAGTPFQQSVWQALLRIPAGQSQSYGELARLLARPQAVRAVGAAVGRNPVSIIVPCHRVLGAGGQLTGYAGGLWRKQALLQLEGHPGI, encoded by the coding sequence ATGCCCCCCTTGAGCGCTCTTCGCATCGACAGCCCCTTGGGGCCGATCACGCTGGCGGCCAGTGCGCAAGGCCTGTGCGGTCTGTGGTTTGACGACCAAAAACACGGCCCCAGCGAAGCCCAGCGCCATCAGTGGGCAAGCCATGCACCCCATCCCTTGCTGCAAAGCGCCGCAGCCCAGGTGCAGGCCTATTTGGGCGGGCAAATCTTGAAATGGGAAGGACCGCTTGATTTGTCGGCAGGCACCCCGTTTCAGCAATCGGTTTGGCAGGCCCTGCTGCGCATCCCCGCCGGCCAAAGCCAGAGCTATGGCGAGCTAGCACGGCTGCTGGCACGGCCCCAAGCGGTGCGGGCCGTAGGCGCGGCCGTGGGGCGCAATCCGGTGAGTATCATCGTGCCTTGCCACCGCGTCCTGGGCGCCGGTGGCCAACTCACGGGCTACGCCGGCGGGCTGTGGCGCAAGCAAGCGTTGCTGCAGCTGGAAGGCCATCCCGGCATCTGA
- a CDS encoding DMT family transporter: MHASPAKGWLADFLILAAIWGSSFLFMRVAAVELGPLPTAAIRVAIAAIFLLPIMLAKGHWAELRRHWKPVLFVGALNSGIPFALYAFAVLHITTGFSSILNATVPLFGAVVAWLWLGDKPTLSRTVGLAIGFGGVVLLAGGQASFKPNDSGIAPAWAVAACLAATTCYALAASFTKKHIPSLPPLVTATGSQIGATLVLALPALWCRPDHGPSASVWWSLLVVGVLCTGVAYILYFKLIENSGPARALTVTFLVPVFAIAYGVLFLGESVTAWMLLCGAVILFGTSLSSGLVKLPGR; encoded by the coding sequence ATGCATGCATCTCCCGCCAAAGGCTGGCTGGCCGACTTCTTGATCTTGGCCGCCATTTGGGGCTCGTCCTTTTTGTTCATGCGCGTTGCGGCCGTCGAGTTGGGTCCCCTGCCCACGGCCGCCATCCGAGTGGCCATTGCAGCGATTTTTTTGCTGCCGATCATGTTGGCCAAAGGCCACTGGGCCGAATTGCGCAGGCACTGGAAGCCGGTGCTCTTTGTCGGGGCGCTCAACAGCGGCATCCCCTTTGCGCTGTATGCCTTTGCGGTGCTGCACATCACCACCGGTTTTTCCTCCATCCTGAACGCCACGGTGCCTTTGTTCGGCGCCGTCGTCGCCTGGCTTTGGCTGGGTGATAAGCCCACCCTCTCACGCACGGTGGGTCTGGCCATCGGCTTTGGTGGCGTGGTGCTGCTGGCAGGGGGACAAGCCAGCTTCAAGCCCAACGACTCGGGCATTGCCCCGGCCTGGGCAGTCGCCGCTTGCTTGGCCGCGACCACTTGTTATGCCTTGGCAGCGAGTTTCACCAAAAAACACATCCCCAGCCTGCCACCACTGGTCACCGCAACGGGCAGCCAGATCGGCGCGACCTTGGTCTTGGCCTTGCCCGCGCTGTGGTGTCGACCCGATCATGGGCCCAGCGCCTCGGTCTGGTGGTCTTTGCTGGTGGTGGGGGTGCTGTGCACCGGGGTGGCCTACATCCTGTACTTCAAGCTGATCGAGAACTCGGGGCCGGCTCGGGCGCTGACCGTCACCTTCTTGGTGCCGGTGTTTGCCATCGCTTATGGCGTGCTGTTTTTGGGCGAAAGCGTGACGGCCTGGATGCTGCTGTGCGGCGCGGTGATTTTGTTCGGGACCTCTTTGTCCAGCGGGTTGGTCAAGCTGCCGGGGCGTTGA
- a CDS encoding RNA methyltransferase: protein MHSVQDIRDHLRALGANALHEQRVLRLWTQAKPQDSGRRPLESFMPTAVREALPALTQTLSGLATLREQHPGQDGSARLLVGLQDGQTVESVLLPRDGLCVSSQVGCAVGCVFCMTGREGLIRQVGSAEIVAQVALARTLRPVKKVVFMGMGEPAHNLDAVIEAMDLLGTVGNIGHKNLVFSTVGDARVFERLPQGRVKPALALSLHSTRPDLRAQLLPRAPRFDPKDLVEAGEAYARATGYPIQYQWTLIEGVNDSAEEIEGIVRLLHGKYALMNMIPYNTVPDLPYARPSWERAAEIARTLHQRGVLTKLRQSAGQDVDGGCGQLRARDAQRVQPVHLHKRVNAPAA, encoded by the coding sequence ATGCACAGCGTTCAGGATATCCGCGACCACTTGCGCGCTTTGGGAGCCAACGCCCTGCACGAACAGCGCGTGCTGCGCCTGTGGACCCAAGCCAAGCCTCAGGACAGCGGCCGCAGGCCGCTGGAGAGCTTCATGCCCACCGCTGTGCGCGAGGCTTTGCCAGCGCTCACCCAAACCCTCAGTGGCCTGGCCACGCTGCGGGAGCAGCACCCGGGCCAAGACGGCTCGGCCCGTTTGCTGGTCGGCCTGCAAGATGGGCAGACGGTGGAGAGCGTGCTGTTGCCGCGCGATGGCCTGTGTGTGTCGTCCCAAGTGGGTTGTGCGGTGGGCTGTGTGTTTTGCATGACCGGGCGCGAAGGCCTGATCCGGCAGGTGGGCAGTGCCGAGATCGTGGCCCAAGTGGCGCTGGCGCGAACCCTCAGGCCGGTCAAAAAAGTCGTGTTCATGGGCATGGGCGAGCCCGCACACAACCTGGATGCGGTGATCGAGGCGATGGACTTGCTCGGGACCGTGGGCAATATCGGGCACAAAAACCTGGTGTTTTCGACCGTGGGCGATGCGCGTGTCTTCGAGCGTTTGCCGCAAGGCCGAGTCAAGCCTGCACTGGCCTTGTCGCTGCACAGCACCCGGCCTGATTTGCGCGCGCAACTGTTGCCGCGTGCCCCGCGCTTTGACCCGAAAGACCTGGTGGAGGCGGGCGAGGCCTATGCCCGTGCCACCGGCTACCCGATCCAGTACCAGTGGACCCTGATCGAGGGCGTGAACGACAGCGCCGAAGAAATCGAAGGCATCGTGCGATTGCTCCACGGCAAATACGCGCTGATGAACATGATTCCGTACAACACAGTGCCCGATTTGCCCTATGCCCGGCCCAGTTGGGAGCGCGCGGCCGAGATCGCTCGCACGCTGCACCAGCGCGGCGTGCTGACCAAGCTGCGCCAGTCGGCTGGGCAGGATGTGGATGGGGGCTGTGGCCAGCTCAGGGCGCGCGATGCTCAGCGCGTGCAGCCGGTACATCTGCACAAGCGTGTCAACGCCCCGGCAGCTTGA